In a genomic window of Verrucomicrobiota bacterium:
- a CDS encoding FkbM family methyltransferase — MKSAYVVQIGSNDGKTGDPVRPLLLQNPSWTALLVEPVPFLFERLRRNYAGASRFRFENLAIAEQAGVSPFYYIDKAARGSMSRRPWWFDQIGSFDRRHLVGHLGTVGYVGGAADRLIVSLDVPTLPLPVLLERNNVDRISLFHIDAEGYDWKILSQLDLTKYRPEVILFEHLHLSAKDKAAARAFLQDRYTILDLGGDYLCRRV, encoded by the coding sequence ATGAAAAGCGCCTACGTCGTTCAGATCGGTTCGAACGACGGGAAGACGGGCGACCCCGTCCGGCCGCTGCTCCTTCAAAATCCGTCCTGGACGGCGCTTTTGGTCGAACCCGTTCCGTTTCTGTTTGAACGATTACGCCGCAACTATGCCGGCGCTTCGCGTTTTCGCTTTGAGAATCTGGCGATCGCAGAACAAGCCGGAGTCAGCCCATTTTACTACATCGATAAAGCCGCGCGGGGATCGATGTCACGACGACCCTGGTGGTTCGATCAGATCGGATCGTTTGATCGCCGTCATCTTGTCGGACACCTCGGAACTGTCGGGTACGTTGGCGGTGCCGCGGACCGGTTAATCGTGTCCCTGGACGTCCCGACGCTCCCGTTACCGGTGCTCCTGGAGCGAAACAACGTCGACCGGATCAGCCTTTTCCACATCGATGCAGAGGGTTACGACTGGAAAATTCTCTCGCAACTCGACCTGACAAAATACCGTCCTGAAGTAATTCTGTTCGAACACCTGCACCTTTCCGCCAAGGATAAAGCCGCCGCGCGCGCCTTCCTGCAAGATAGATACACGATCCTGGATCTAGGCGGCGACTACCTCTGCCGAAGGGTGTGA
- a CDS encoding cation transporter, which yields MHTHNHAHAHPPKDFGYAFAIGAGLNLVYILVEVILGLAAHSLSLVADAGHNLSDALGLLVAWGAAALSAQKPTARHTYGYRRSSILAALFNALFLLVALGAVAWEAVHRLWAPRAVNGPTVIAVAAAGIVVNGVTAWLFRAGREHDLNVRGAFLHMAGDAAVSAGVVVTGVVIAWTGWTWLDPAVSLVITALILIGTWGLLRDAVHLSMDAVPPGIDPAKVQALLSRLPGVQEVHDLHVWPMSTTETALTAHLVVPDYQGQEDLLRAAAQGLHAAFEIRHVTLQVERGEERCPLAEEGTV from the coding sequence ATGCACACCCATAACCACGCTCACGCCCACCCGCCCAAGGATTTCGGTTACGCTTTCGCGATCGGTGCCGGGCTGAATCTCGTCTACATCCTGGTGGAGGTCATTCTCGGGCTGGCTGCCCATTCGCTCTCGCTCGTGGCTGATGCAGGCCACAACCTGAGCGATGCGCTCGGGCTCCTGGTGGCCTGGGGCGCGGCGGCGCTTTCAGCCCAGAAGCCCACCGCCCGGCACACCTACGGTTACCGGCGGTCCTCGATCCTGGCTGCGCTGTTCAACGCCCTCTTTCTCCTGGTGGCCCTGGGCGCGGTGGCCTGGGAAGCCGTGCACCGACTTTGGGCGCCGCGTGCGGTAAACGGTCCCACCGTCATTGCAGTTGCGGCGGCGGGGATCGTCGTCAACGGCGTAACGGCCTGGCTCTTCCGCGCCGGCCGGGAACACGACCTTAACGTGCGAGGCGCTTTCCTGCACATGGCGGGCGACGCGGCGGTTTCGGCCGGCGTGGTCGTGACCGGCGTTGTCATCGCCTGGACCGGATGGACCTGGCTCGATCCGGCGGTGAGCCTGGTCATTACCGCCCTCATCCTCATCGGTACCTGGGGCCTGCTGCGCGATGCGGTCCACCTGTCGATGGACGCCGTGCCTCCCGGGATTGACCCGGCCAAGGTGCAAGCCCTCCTAAGCCGGCTACCCGGGGTGCAAGAAGTCCATGACCTGCACGTCTGGCCGATGAGCACGACCGAAACGGCCCTGACCGCGCACCTGGTCGTGCCCGATTACCAGGGCCAGGAAGACCTCCTGCGGGCGGCAGCCCAAGGGCTGCATGCAGCGTTTGAGATCCGGCACGTCACCTTGCAAGTCGAGCGCGGCGAAGAGCGCTGCCCCTTGGCCGAGGAGGGCACCGTTTAG
- a CDS encoding sigma-70 family RNA polymerase sigma factor has translation MAEHLFRQEAGKLVSVLTRIFGLERLQLAEDVVQEALIRALQTWPFYGIPNNPAAWLTQTAKHLALDLIRREKLFYHKQPEITASIEQWSAGSGAADTPLLDDEIKDDRLRLMFACCHPLVPQDAQAALALKTLCGLGTGEIATAFLTSEAAIAKRLTRARQRIRELQVPFEIPAGGELSRRLDGVLQTLYLLFNEGYKASSGANLTKNELCHEALRLTTLLAEHPSGNQPRVHALLALMLLNAARLPARVDAAGNVLRLKDQDRSSWNREMIGLGIRHLGQSAAGEELSEYHLQAGIAACHCTATDYQSTDWARIAFLYDQWMQITDSPVVALNRAVAVANVKGPGAGIEAVEAIRNRTHLESYYLFYAVLGTFKAQLGELDDAAGHFRKAVQLTGIKSEQAFLAQRLRECERQGRSRNPVAR, from the coding sequence CTGGCGGAACACCTTTTTCGGCAGGAAGCCGGAAAGCTCGTGTCGGTCCTTACGAGGATCTTCGGGCTTGAACGCCTGCAACTGGCGGAGGACGTGGTCCAGGAAGCTTTGATCCGCGCCTTGCAGACGTGGCCTTTCTATGGGATCCCGAACAATCCGGCTGCCTGGCTCACGCAAACCGCGAAGCACCTCGCGCTCGACTTGATTCGGAGAGAAAAGCTCTTTTATCACAAGCAGCCGGAAATCACCGCTTCGATTGAGCAATGGTCGGCCGGCTCCGGAGCGGCCGATACCCCTTTGTTGGACGACGAAATCAAAGATGACCGCCTGCGGTTGATGTTTGCGTGCTGCCATCCCCTGGTGCCGCAAGACGCCCAGGCGGCGCTGGCGCTGAAAACGCTTTGCGGGCTCGGCACCGGCGAAATCGCGACCGCTTTCCTGACGAGCGAGGCGGCGATCGCCAAGCGGCTGACGCGAGCCCGGCAAAGGATTCGCGAGCTGCAAGTTCCCTTTGAGATCCCGGCCGGCGGCGAACTGTCCCGCCGCCTGGACGGCGTGCTGCAAACCCTTTACCTGTTGTTCAACGAAGGTTACAAGGCGTCATCCGGCGCGAATCTTACCAAAAACGAACTTTGCCACGAAGCGCTCCGCCTCACGACTTTGCTGGCCGAACACCCGAGTGGTAATCAACCCCGGGTTCACGCCTTGCTCGCGCTGATGCTGCTCAACGCCGCACGTCTGCCGGCGCGCGTGGACGCCGCGGGAAACGTCCTTCGCCTCAAGGACCAGGACCGGTCGAGTTGGAACCGGGAGATGATCGGCCTCGGGATCCGGCACCTGGGCCAGTCAGCCGCCGGCGAAGAACTCAGCGAGTACCATCTGCAGGCCGGTATCGCTGCCTGCCACTGTACGGCAACCGATTACCAATCCACCGACTGGGCACGCATCGCCTTCCTTTACGATCAATGGATGCAGATAACCGATTCTCCCGTCGTCGCGCTGAACCGCGCCGTTGCCGTCGCGAACGTGAAAGGTCCGGGAGCCGGGATTGAAGCGGTCGAGGCCATTCGAAACCGGACACACCTGGAATCCTATTACCTGTTTTATGCGGTCCTTGGCACGTTCAAGGCGCAACTGGGTGAACTCGACGATGCTGCCGGACACTTTCGAAAGGCGGTTCAGCTTACCGGCATCAAATCTGAGCAGGCATTCCTGGCACAAAGACTCCGGGAATGTGAAAGGCAAGGCCGAAGCCGGAACCCGGTTGCTCGCTGA
- the chrA gene encoding chromate efflux transporter, protein MKPLRTPAGNAGGVPLQELRHPTFGEAFRFWLKLGFISFGGPTGQIAIMHAELVEKRKWISEARFLHALNYCMLLPGPEAQQLATYIGWLLHKTWGGIAAGAFFILPSIFILWTLSYVYVAFGNLSWIAAIFYGLKPAVLAIVTAAVLRIGTRALNNEVMWTLAAAAFAAIFFFHVPFPLIIVSAAVAGFVGGRRRRDKFLVIRGHGNAGAGSVLDDLSAVPDHARPSLGRALRICVIGVVLWPAPVVLLAFWLGRDHTLVEEGMFFSKAALVTFGGAYAVLPYVAQQAVQTHRWLSAGQMLDGLGLAETTPGPLIMVTQFVGFLGGWNHPGRLAPLLAATLGALVTTWTTFTPCFLWIFLGGPYIEKWRGNEALTTTLSAVTAAVVGVVLNLAVWFGLHVIFPDGGAADWRAILISAVAFTGMVRWKWDIVPVILGAGVAGLIFRMLLIPFR, encoded by the coding sequence ATGAAACCCTTACGTACCCCCGCCGGAAACGCCGGTGGTGTTCCTCTCCAGGAGTTACGGCACCCCACGTTCGGTGAGGCCTTCCGCTTCTGGCTGAAGCTTGGCTTTATCAGTTTCGGCGGGCCGACGGGTCAGATCGCGATCATGCACGCCGAACTGGTGGAGAAAAGGAAGTGGATCAGCGAGGCGCGTTTCCTGCACGCCCTCAATTACTGCATGCTCCTGCCCGGTCCGGAGGCGCAGCAGCTGGCGACCTACATCGGCTGGCTTCTGCACAAGACGTGGGGTGGGATCGCGGCCGGGGCTTTTTTCATCCTTCCCTCCATCTTCATCCTCTGGACCCTCAGCTACGTCTATGTCGCCTTTGGCAACCTGAGCTGGATCGCCGCGATCTTTTACGGGTTAAAGCCCGCGGTACTCGCCATCGTGACGGCCGCGGTGCTCCGTATCGGCACCCGGGCGCTCAACAACGAGGTCATGTGGACGCTGGCCGCCGCGGCGTTCGCGGCCATCTTTTTCTTTCACGTTCCCTTCCCGTTGATCATCGTGAGCGCGGCCGTGGCCGGCTTCGTGGGCGGCCGGCGGCGGCGCGACAAGTTTCTGGTCATCCGCGGCCATGGGAATGCCGGGGCCGGATCGGTATTGGACGACCTCTCGGCGGTTCCGGATCACGCCAGACCCTCCCTGGGGCGGGCGCTTCGGATCTGCGTCATCGGGGTTGTTCTCTGGCCGGCGCCGGTTGTCCTGCTGGCTTTTTGGCTGGGCAGGGATCATACCCTGGTCGAGGAAGGGATGTTCTTCAGCAAAGCCGCCCTGGTCACATTCGGCGGAGCTTACGCCGTGTTGCCCTATGTGGCGCAACAGGCGGTCCAAACGCACCGCTGGCTCTCCGCCGGTCAGATGCTGGATGGGCTGGGGCTCGCGGAAACGACCCCGGGACCCTTGATCATGGTCACGCAATTCGTGGGTTTTCTCGGCGGCTGGAATCATCCGGGCCGGCTGGCACCCCTGCTGGCAGCCACCCTGGGCGCTTTAGTCACGACCTGGACCACGTTTACCCCGTGCTTTCTGTGGATCTTCCTGGGCGGCCCTTACATTGAAAAGTGGCGCGGCAACGAAGCATTGACGACGACCTTATCCGCCGTCACCGCCGCGGTGGTCGGCGTGGTCCTCAATCTGGCCGTCTGGTTCGGCCTGCACGTCATCTTTCCGGATGGCGGCGCGGCGGACTGGCGCGCCATCCTCATCAGTGCCGTGGCGTTCACCGGAATGGTCCGCTGGAAGTGGGATATCGTGCCTGTGATCCTCGGGGCGGGTGTTGCAGGCTTGATCTTCAGGATGCTCCTCATACCATTTCGATGA
- a CDS encoding LacI family DNA-binding transcriptional regulator, which translates to MPTIKDVARVAGVSYTTVSHVLNNSRPVSAKTRQSVRDAAKALNYVPSGVARALRRRMTGTIGMVVVDTACPFFAELVRTTEEVCFQNQIALVLCHSYEDSGRQAAHIRNLLEKRVDGVLISAVGDLDALEQQLRNALMPVVFVDRFVSNLGADVVAVDQERAGYEAAQHLLELGHRQIGCITRTPGAGAFVAPLAGYRRALREARIEPRLHWVAEAAGLSLEGGCAATERLLHRDSELTAIIALADILAIGVLHYAYQREISVPGALSIIGFDGANLGRYVQPALTSVGQPIGKLGAVAATYLLERIRGGPQGPARRILLETKVMARESTGPAPS; encoded by the coding sequence ATGCCTACCATTAAAGACGTCGCCAGGGTAGCCGGGGTTTCTTACACTACCGTATCTCACGTCTTGAACAACAGCCGGCCCGTCAGCGCCAAAACCCGCCAATCCGTCCGCGACGCCGCCAAAGCCCTCAACTACGTGCCCAGTGGCGTGGCTCGAGCGCTCCGGCGCCGCATGACGGGAACCATCGGCATGGTTGTCGTCGATACGGCTTGCCCCTTTTTTGCTGAGCTGGTCCGCACGACCGAGGAGGTCTGTTTCCAAAACCAGATCGCACTCGTCTTGTGCCATTCCTATGAGGATTCGGGCCGGCAGGCAGCCCACATCCGCAACCTGTTGGAAAAACGTGTGGACGGCGTGCTGATCTCCGCAGTCGGGGACTTGGACGCCCTCGAGCAGCAGCTGCGCAACGCTTTGATGCCCGTGGTGTTTGTCGACCGGTTTGTGTCGAACCTTGGGGCCGACGTCGTGGCGGTAGACCAGGAGCGGGCGGGATACGAGGCCGCTCAACACCTCCTGGAGCTCGGTCACCGGCAGATCGGCTGCATCACCCGCACTCCCGGCGCCGGCGCATTTGTCGCGCCTTTGGCCGGCTATCGTCGGGCGTTACGGGAGGCGCGGATCGAACCGCGTCTGCACTGGGTCGCTGAGGCCGCGGGTCTAAGCTTGGAAGGGGGATGCGCGGCAACCGAACGGCTGTTGCATCGAGACTCTGAGCTGACGGCGATCATTGCCCTGGCCGACATTCTGGCAATCGGGGTGTTGCACTACGCTTACCAGCGGGAAATTTCGGTCCCGGGCGCCCTGTCGATCATCGGCTTTGATGGGGCGAACCTGGGCCGCTACGTGCAACCGGCGCTGACCTCGGTCGGCCAGCCGATTGGAAAGCTTGGCGCGGTGGCAGCCACCTACCTTTTGGAGCGCATCCGCGGTGGCCCCCAGGGACCCGCCCGCCGCATTCTGCTGGAGACAAAAGTGATGGCACGCGAGTCCACAGGGCCCGCGCCTTCGTAA